TTAGCACCCACACTCTTCTTCATATACTTTACTGTAATACTAACATGTGCTTTCCAGGATTGCAAAATTGGTGTTTAAATGTGATTTAGAATCTCTGGCAAAGCCTTCACTCTAAAATGTTTTACTGCCAAGTAAAAATCATTTGGCACTCTTGTTAGAGATCTACTTTATGCCAATGATACAGATCTTGTGATTCACTCAGTAAAAGACATGCAGATGATGGTAGATTTCTTGGATGTGTGTACTGCATTTGGACTCAATATTAGCATGAAGATGACAAAGGTCATGTACACTCCGGCATTTGCCAATCTATTGACATATGACTCTGGAGTCACTGCTGTTCATAGAAAAGCAGGATTTGAAGTCAGGGTCTTCTCATCTAGATATGCTGTGTTCAGTAAGAAACAGGCCTACTTTGGAAAGAATATGATCTTAGAAATCATGCATCGTGTGTGGGCAATAAGAGGAACTATGTtaaaaaatgaacttcatttggtcacattccatgagagtgtaTTGCTCAGCCTATGACAATTTCAGTTGAcccttataataataagaattattattatacctgtaTTTGTGTTAATATTAACATTGAAAAAAATCCACCTATTTCATAAAAAAGTTTgaacctgggtttgcaccccctgAGCAAATTTTGTTTCCAGGCCACTGGATCTCATACATGAGAGGCCTTCAACCTGCAGGCTTAAGGCCCCGTGAGTGAAAGATTCCATggttgtaaggtggcgagctggcagaaacgttagcacaccgggcgaaatgctcagcggtatttcgtctgcgttacgttgtgagttcaaattccaccgaggtcgactttgcctttcatcctttcggggtcgataaattaagtaccagttacgcactggggtcgatgtaatcgacttaatacctatgtctgtccttgtttgtcccctctgtgtttagccccttgtgggtaataaagaaataggttgtaagCCCTGCTACCACATGTTTCAGTCTTCACATGTGTAAAACTTCACATGTGCATAAATACACTGATATATGAGTTTGTAAGTGTAAGATCTAAGACCACATCAAGGTAAAGCATTGCAGAACAGAACAGAGTgcaatacaataaaacaaaaaagaatagtaACAACATTTAAAGAGCAAATCTGTTTAATCAAGCATTTCCATGGTATCTAAGATCCATTGACGGTAGTATGAAACATCAGTGAAGATAGCAGCATGAAACTCACATCCGTACCCAAAGGATGTAATACCAGCAACCACCATGGTACCACGATCAGGACAGTACAATGGGCCACCAGAATCTccctgaaaaaacaaaacaaaattggaaatgcataaataaatagtttaatatattatattacattagttATTTGTAATGGAAACCTCGTCAAGATCCAATCTGTCAAACTTTGATTAGTTTGAAGTAGATCATCctcattattgtttaaccctttagcattttaaccggcaatatccggccaaaagtattctacctgttttatgttcaaattggccagatctggtctctcacaccagccctacaatatcattttaaaaattaacagctacctcatcgaaatctcatagctacgggataatgcctgattagttcaaggcaatgtagatgaaaaaggattaattttggcagaataatgcaaacactaaagggttaatgtccattctccatgctgacatgggttaaatgtatttctttactgcccacaaggggctaaacatagaggggacaaacaaggacagacaaagggattaagtcgattacatcaaccccagttggaaactggtactttatttatcgaccccgaaaggatgaaaggtaaagtcgaccttggtggaatttgaactcagaacataacgacagacgaaatacggctacgcatttcgcccggcatgctaacgtttctgccagctcaccgccttcgacatgggttgaatggtttgacacaGAGCTGGCCAGCAGGGAGCTGTCCAAGCTCCAGTTGTCTGctgtagcatggtttctatgtctggatacccttcctaatgccaaccccttagcagagtgtgctgggtgttttttacatgctgctGGCACAGGTGTGCTAACACCacactggcacaggtgttttttaagtggcaccaccaccagaaaggacaagcctgtatgtgtggaagacagcgattttacttCACTTGATGTGTCTTATCAAGTGCAACAAATCACCACATCTTCCGTGGAACcatagggttctgccagtacagtccaggggctccgcaagaagttaccaaaactgctaaaatcggcagtaatttttaattctcctgtgcagatatgtgtgcataagactattagatGATTGCACAGGGGCtccttgagccagtggaatgcttccttggggttccgctccagcaaaaagtttgaaaagcactgttccCGTCCCTTGTCAGTTCCTCaatgaggcccagcatctgaggatcctttctcaccactttgtcccacaccTTTCTGGGTCTATCCCACCACTGCTCTTCATATTGTTTCTCCATCTATGCTGGAGAGAGGAAACTTAAGTTCAACTTGGCTTTTCATGACTTCCATCTCATAATGCATTTGCTTTACAACAATCTCCACTTTAACATTACTCTATCTTTGTCACACGACTGCAATCAATGGCAATTTTGTTTCCAGGCCACTGGATCTCATACTGCTGCCACAACACATGCATTTGTTCAAATTCTAAATACAAATCACAACAGCTAAGCTTTCTGGTCATTGACTGTGTTTatcatataactttttttttgacATAGTCTTAGccattttattaaacttttcaaCATTTACACTCATGCATTTCAATACATTTTTACACTTTTTGTcacctattttattgattttttaacaaTAGATTGGAAAGATGATTAATTCTTACTCACCATACAAGTACTTGGTCCACCATCTTTGAAATCTCCTGCACAGAGATGTTGTTTTTGCAGATCAGCATAGGACATCGTCTTTTTACACTGCTCATGATTGATGACAGGCATAGCAACATGATGAAGAGTGGCTGGTCCATGTTTTCCTTCTACAAAAATAATGCATCAAAATTTAGACATAAAGACCAAACTATTTGTGAAATTTCATCAAAGATTATAAATCCATTCCATTAAGTATATAAAAGAAATCCTTCAACAATGGCTAATGCTATGAAAGAAAAAGTGATGCTTGTGAAAGTTCCTTGTTCAATAAAAATAGACAATAATTACTtttgaagtcatcatcatcatcatttaaggtttgctttccatactggcatgggttagataattTGAAAGGAGCTAACcaactgaagggctgttcaggctccatgtctgttttgactGGGTTTCttcaactggatgcccttcctagcaccaacccctttacagagtgtaccgggtgcttttatgcagcactagcattgatgctttttacgtggccccAGCACTTAAGAGCCCACTAGATTGGGGAtactcagctggagagggttgcaaggGTCAAGCCTGTGTGCAAGGACAACCTTGCTTTTATTTAGCTCGACACATCTTTTCAAGCCCAGAAAACTGCCGGAAGTCTTGGTCCCCTATAatcccctctgtgagtcccaataTTTGTacatcctttctcaccactttgtcccacgtcTTCCCATGTGTTCCCTCTTCAATTAGAGATTGGCATCTCTTGATGCAAttctcttcattcatatgcattacatggccataccagcacagattTCTCTTTCGCACACTACATCTGTCACTATATATATCCAAAGATTTAGTTGTAGGTCACAAAAACTACAATCTTTAATGCCATTATCTAACCAAGCATAAAGAGTATGAAAAACTGAAAGGATCTCAGTGATTAAACAAGGTAACATttctaaaatgatttttttacaaACAGAAATCTATTTTCAAAGGATCTTAATGAAATTACTTCCTCAAGTTATGAAGTCTGTGAGATCTAATTTGTTAAGTGAAATCACACATCAAGGGTAAGTTTGTCAGTGTACAATTACTTTTGCATATATTTTAGTTCTGGCAGTTTCTGACTGCATAAAAGACATGGCTAACAGTATTCAAAAATCTTTGAAACTTGCAACTTCCGTCTTTGGGTTTAATTTAATAGCTGTAGATAAGACAACAAATATAATACTTTTGATAACATGATAATAACAGCAAATTTATGAGCTTTATTTGCTGTAAAAGCAAAGAATGAAATCACAAGAGGTAAAGATCTTTTTCTGAGGTAAACTCAGCAATAGCGATTTTGATTTGTCACAAGAATAATTCAAGATGatttaagaaaaatgtttggGGTAATAGGGAGGAGAATGCCAAGAGCACAATTGGATTGGAGTGAATGCTGTGGTCAGTGGAGCAGACTGGGCATCAGACAGCTTGGCTGATCCAAGGGATTCAGGTGATATAAATAATTTAGGAGTTATAAATGGTGTTTCATCTATGGTAGggactcaaaaataatttttgttttgataaCAAGAAACAATTGCATAACCATCAACTAGAATCTAATAATTTAATAATGGGGTCATCTTATTCACCAACAAAATGTCTAAGATAAGAAATGTATTAACTTTACAAAAAAGTTAAAGAatcaaattatgaagaatttaatcctttagcatttaaacagaccatatatatctggccaaaatattcttcctgttctaTGTTCAGGCTGGCCAGATTCAGCTTCTCACATCTACCCTGCAAAGTTAGTCTAAAAATAAATGCTCACATAATCAAAATCACAAATCTCAAAGATGAtgaatgataaattcaaaacaaagtgaacaaataagaattacatttgacaaggTAATAATCTGAATACTAGGGGGTTGAGGAAATCCTTTGGAGCCTGTTCACAGAATGTAGGGGGAGGGGTATTCTCTGGCAAAGCAAAGGAAACATGCTCAGTCGCTTCCATACGGTGAAAGAGGAAGTCAAATTCTTTATGGATGTTAAAAGAATTGAATAATCAAAACTAGTTATGTATTTTGTCatttttagctgatatttctagctaTTTAAATGATCCAAGAATGGTGATTGGGTTTTGGAATTCAGACTAACAAAACAAGGgcagaaaatatgtaaaagaaagcaTACAAACCTCCAAGAGCGCCCCATCCGGCAGCAATGCACTTCTTACCATCATAAACCTTATTAGAGGGTGGTAAAGGTGATGATTTTATACAGTTAGAGAAGGTGACAGGACTTTCCAGACGGATTATAGCGACATCGTTACCTGAAAATAtcaaccaattattattattccttttatttgTCACAAGGGTGAAAAAATGAATACAACATTATAAGGACAAATTACAAAAGAGATGTGGTTTTATGTAGGAtcatttatggaaaaaaaaacaaactgatatgaaaacaaaaacatacaagagGTATGAAATGAGATATTTTAATATGGAATAACCACTAAAGGCAGTCAAGAAACTATATAGGAGGGGgagctgaaaaattcctggctttaagagtattgcaaaaggcctgctTGGAagcccaactttccgagttcttttagaggacttagaaaaactgaaggaccactgcaataaatctgtgaatctgagaggggaatatgttgaataaaatcataattcactgatcctcctgtattttcttttacctaaaaccaggaacttttcagaaccccCTTATAGATCCAGGATTATGCTGACTACCAAAAATCAAGCACCCTCACCTAATTGCACATTcctgcctatatgtatatgtagaaaatagGCCCATTCCCCCCCAGTCAAGCTCACCACTCTTCCCTGTTATTTAGTTAATACACTGGATGGCAGAACCTCCCACCTTGAAAAAGTCAATATGGGTTTCACTGAAAAGGAAAGTATCTGTTCCCAGTCCTTTCACAATGGTCATGAGACACAGGAAAACTTCCTTCCCTTCCTGGCAAAGGAATGCAGCTGGACATTCATATGATGAACACAGCTATTAGCCAAATCCATTCTGAATACaataatataaggttgtcccaaaagttcgtagaaagtcttggaaaataatggtctttattttgaggaataatttttgttgtttttgttagtacttggcgagtaaaagttcaattttcgcaagtgtttatgaacttttgggacaacctaatagcaGTTCAATTCAACTCCATAAATTTACAATGCTAGAACGCTAAATAAGAGTACACAGAACAGTTTCATTGCTTCATTTCACTGCATATTGGATAAGTGTGGCAGGTAGCATTTTCGTACCTGCACAGTTTATCATGCGATGTCAGTCCTTACCAAATTCTCCATAATTCAAAGACACTGAAAGAGACTGCTGAGTTGAGCTACATCAATTTCTCAGAACATTGTTGCTTCTGCTCATCCTAACCTTCTAAAGTCTACAGGTGTTGATGCTTCACCAGCTGCACTTCCTTACTGGCAGAGACTGCTTGATAATATTCACAAAACCAGACACCAAACATCAAACCTTGGGCTTTCGTTTCGTTAACCCTAAAACTGCAGCTCTTTCAAAGATAAGAGCTATGGGAGGCAAATTTGATAATAGATTGTTATAGCTGTTCAACTTCAACAGTAGTAACAACAATCAAAGGATGAAcagtaaagctgacctcagtgggatttggaACTCCAAATGTAAGGAACATAACTAACTGCAGCAAAGCATCCTGTTTTGCACTTACCTGAGTCTTCTgccctatatatatcatcatcatcattatcatttgacgtctgctttccatgctggcatgggttagacgatttgactggagctgatgagccagagaactgcaccaggttccagtctgatttggcatggtttctacagctggatgcccttcctaatgccaaccactccaggagtgtaatgggtgtttttacatgccaccgacacagctcctgtcaaaccatccgactcatgccagcatgggaggcagatgttaaatgatgatgatgatgatgatgatgatgattgaagaaatgaaaataagaatctACATCTACTTACGCATGGGGGTATCGGTGAAGCGAGGATGCATAGCCCATGATTCAGCATTGATGGTCAAAACTGAAGGGTGCTCTACATCAATATCTCCAATTCGAGCTCTAATTGTGTGTGTTCCTTTGGCACTGTTTcaagaaatcaaaatgaaaacaaaaaaatagatacaGACAACACAAATGAAACTAAAATTGAATGGTATTAACCACATAATGCCTAAAACCCACAATTTTCTTGCAATCCCCCAAAAATGCAACTTCTTTGTTCCAGCCCAGCCAATGGACTGAGGTGTGATAGTTAACTTCGAGGAAGAAATTTTCCTATTATGCAAACTGTCAAGTTTTGCCAAAACACCCTGTATCATTgaatactcctcctcctcctcctcctcctcatcatcatcatcatcatcatcatcatcatcatcgtcatcatcatcgtcatcatcatcgtcatcatcatcgtcatcatcatcgtcatcatcatcgtcatcatcatcatcatcgccatcatcattgtcatcatcatcgtcatcatcgtcatcatcatcgtcatcatcatcgtcatcgtcatcgtcgtcatcatcatcgtcatcatcatcatcgtcatcatcatcatcatcatcatcatcatcatcatcatcatcatcatcatcctcctcaccaCCTTCAATATTTAACTTCTGTTCTCCATGTTTACATGGGCTGCACAGCATGATAGAAACTGATGAGGCcagggccacaccaggctccatacTCTGTTTCCATAGTCTTGGTTActatggttgaatgcccttcctaacgcctactCTTTTGTGGaaggcaggtcttctcaagtacagcaatgtgCTACATATCTCAGTTCTCTGTCTGTCGTCTCCTTCATAAGGTTCGGTGTTTTGTGGTCAGCTTTCAAAACTTTGTCCAATGTCctcctgggtttccctcttctACAACTTCCCTTCACTTTAAATGATCACCAAAAATTACATTAATCAATGAGtaatattattttagatatttttccaACTATGTGAGATAACCCAAGATTGCTTTTTGATCTTATTATTATAGTCTCATTAGTGAAGAGTACATTTCaccatacatactaatacaacaCTGACATGGTCACTATGTAAATGTACTGTTATTGTACACTAATTAGCTTAGAAATTAAAATTGCTTAAAGCaatatattttaaccctcttcTTTAGTTCATCTACCGTTAAAAGAAAGTTTAGCATTTAATTTCCCTCCACCATACtgtagaaagaaataatttatctTGTGTACAACACAACTGTTACATAATATGAACAGTTGTCCAGTGGTGCTAGCAgagtaacaaatacaaacacaaagacatactcatagtcatgtataaatatatatataatatatatatatatatatatatattatatatatatatattcttttgtgcaTTTCAGCCCAATGGTTGTTGCCATATAAGGAGATTGGTTTCCACACAGTTCCCATCCACCAATTcattcacaagtcattggtcaggACCATAGTAGagggcatttgcccaaggtgtcccgcagtgggattgaacccaaaactgcgTGGCTGCAAAGTGagttccttaaccacacagccttgtcTAGGGGTGAGTTACATTTTAGAGGTATCTTCAttgatataacaacaacaaaaaaaaaaccccagaggtATAAGGGTGAGAAATTTGCTTTTAGAATCACTACCAAGAATATTACATTTAAGAACATAGAAACATTAAGAGGCAGAATACATACAAGCAATGTGAAGCAGTTAGGATATGTCTGTTGCTCAAAAGTGTGCCACCACAGGCAAAAGAGCCATCATTGGTATCAAAGAGCAGATGGACAATTGATGGGAACTGACAAGCCTTGGCTGGTTTGCCAGCAACGATTTGTTCTTCGCCAGctgcaataaataaatgaataaatataagtaataaatatacaaataaatgaagaaatataaataataaatttgtagatGTATgcattataacatacatatatacatacatacatacatacatacatacatacatacatacatgcacacatgcatacatacatacatgtatacatacgtacatacatacatatatatatatatatatatatatatatatatatatattatatatatatatatatataaatattagggaatattatccaaacgtacagggaaaaattcaatttagaaatactagatcaaatttcacaaaatataatatatatatatatatatatatatatatatatatatatatatatatatatttgaattagaaaaaaaatatatataatatgtgtatattatatatatatataaattagaaatatatatatatatactcttttactcttttacttgtttcagtcatttgactgtggccatgctggagcaccgcctttagtcgagcaaatcgactctgggacttattctttgtaagcccagtacttattctatcggtctcttttgccgaaccgctaagtgacggggacgtaaatacaccagcatcggttgtcaagcaatactagggggacaaacacagacacacaaacacacacatacatatatatacatatatgtgacaggctcctttcagtttccgtctacgaaatccactcacaaggcattggtcggcccggggctatagcagaagacacttgcccaagatgccacgcagtgggactgaacccggaaccatgtggttggttagcaagctacttaccaaacagccactatataatatgtgtatattatatatatatacataatatatacacatatatgcgataTACATTATAGACATATAACCATTcatatcatatttttaaaaagcttaaaataactttgttgatAGCTTTAAAACATATTGATACAACAGGTAATTCAAGAACAAAGAGGTGCAAATTGCTGGCCGTGAAGGTGGGAGCATAAAACATAAAAGTGAGAAGACAAAAAGTAATGAGCCTATTAGTTTAGGGTATTAAAGGGGTTCAACGTCTCTGTGTTGAGTTTTGTAATATACTGCTTCTGGGTGAATCAACagaaattaatgtgtgtgtgtgtgtttctcggtgcttgcatgtgtgtgtgcttgtgtgtttgtatgtgtatgtaatatacgtacatacatatatatatatatatatatatatataataacaaagggtaaaattaattaagaagtaatcagtaatttcaccaagtagaattcggcatgaaaaaggaaccatttcatggtaagcttaagtaatactttataattacggttcagcaaagatttgcttcaccacataccgaagtttagaaatagcagtcaaaaaaccttagctatttcttctactttaaaagcgACTCCTTTTAAACtctggtatgtggtgaagcaaatctttgctgaaccctaattataaagtgtatatatatatatatatatacacacatttatatttgtatatataaatgtgtgtgtgtgtgtgtgttgtaagaagtttgcttccaaactttatagttctgggttcaataccGCTGTTTGGCACaacaggcaagtgtcttttactgttgatgatgatgatgatgatggtgatgatgatgatgatgatgatgatgatgatgatggtgatgatggtgatgatagttttGATGGAATAAAGTTTAGTGCTTGATTTACCATTGGTGTAAGCCAGCGCCAAAGTGAGAAGGAAGCAGACTGAGGAAAGCATTTTGACAGAGACTGGACAACTGAGATGCCAAACACAGTCCGCAACGGTATTTATAGAGCCTGAAGCTTCCGTGGAACAATGGGAGAAACAGCAGCTGTGGTAGAAAGAGCTGCTCTAGGAGCAGCACAGCAGCcgcagtagtagtatttgtagtagtggtggtggtggtggtggtggtggtggtggtggtggtggtggtggtggtggttggtagtagtagtagtagtagtagcagaagaagcagcagcagaagcagtattagtatgtgtgtgtgtgtatatatatatatatatatatatatatatatatacacatatatt
Above is a window of Octopus sinensis linkage group LG25, ASM634580v1, whole genome shotgun sequence DNA encoding:
- the LOC115224283 gene encoding vitamin K-dependent protein C yields the protein MLSSVCFLLTLALAYTNAGEEQIVAGKPAKACQFPSIVHLLFDTNDGSFACGGTLLSNRHILTASHCFAKGTHTIRARIGDIDVEHPSVLTINAESWAMHPRFTDTPMRNDVAIIRLESPVTFSNCIKSSPLPPSNKVYDGKKCIAAGWGALGEGKHGPATLHHVAMPVINHEQCKKTMSYADLQKQHLCAGDFKDGGPSTCMGDSGGPLYCPDRGTMVVAGITSFGYGCEFHAAIFTDVSYYRQWILDTMEMLD